In Mycobacterium sp. Aquia_216, a genomic segment contains:
- the acpS gene encoding holo-ACP synthase AcpS, with protein sequence MGIVGVGIDLVSIPDFAEQVDQPGTVFSETFTPGERRDASDKSSSAARHLAARWAAKEAVIKAWSGSRFAQRPVLPEDIHRDIEVVTDMWGRPRVRLTGDIAKHLADVTIHVSLTHEGDTAAAVAILETP encoded by the coding sequence ATGGGCATCGTCGGTGTGGGGATAGACCTCGTCTCCATTCCTGATTTCGCCGAGCAGGTCGACCAGCCGGGAACTGTCTTCTCCGAGACGTTTACGCCCGGTGAGCGTCGCGACGCCTCGGATAAAAGTTCGTCGGCGGCGCGTCACCTGGCGGCGCGTTGGGCCGCGAAGGAGGCCGTGATCAAGGCCTGGTCGGGATCACGGTTCGCCCAGCGCCCGGTGCTGCCGGAGGACATCCACCGCGACATCGAAGTCGTCACCGACATGTGGGGACGACCGCGGGTCCGGCTGACCGGGGACATCGCCAAGCATCTGGCCGACGTCACGATCCACGTGTCGCTGACCCACGAAGGGGATACCGCGGCTGCGGTCGCCATCCTCGAGACGCCCTGA